The Streptomyces camelliae genome window below encodes:
- a CDS encoding aspartate aminotransferase family protein — protein MNDLYSRHRQVLPDWLALYYDEPIEITHGEGRHVWDSAGNKYLDFFGGILTTMTAHALPEVTKAVSEQAGRIIHSSTLYLNRPMVELAERIAQVSGIPDARVFFTTSGTEANDTALLLATAHRRSNTVLAMRNSYHGRSFSTVGITGNRGWSPTSLSPLQTHYVHGAVRGRGPFAGLDDRAFTDACVADLRDILGHIRPPAALIAEPIQGVGGFTSPPDGLYAAFREVLDEHGVLWIADEVQTGWGRTGEHFWGWQAHARSGPPDIVTFAKGIGNGMSIGGVIARAEIMNCLDANSISTFGGTQITMAAGLANLTYLLEHDLQGNARRVGGLLIERLRAAAAQLPGVREVRGRGLMIGIELTRPGTDEADPRAASAVLEAARAGGLLIGKGGGHDTSALRIAPPLSLTVAEAEEGAAILEQALRSAY, from the coding sequence GTGAACGACCTCTACTCCCGCCACCGCCAGGTCCTGCCCGACTGGCTGGCCCTGTACTACGACGAGCCGATCGAGATCACCCACGGCGAGGGACGCCACGTCTGGGACTCCGCCGGCAACAAGTACCTGGACTTCTTCGGCGGCATCCTGACCACGATGACCGCGCACGCGCTGCCCGAGGTCACCAAGGCCGTCAGCGAGCAGGCCGGGCGGATCATCCACTCCTCGACGCTCTATCTGAACCGGCCGATGGTCGAACTCGCCGAGCGCATCGCCCAGGTGAGCGGCATCCCGGACGCCCGGGTCTTCTTCACCACCTCCGGCACCGAGGCCAACGACACCGCCCTGCTCCTCGCCACCGCCCACCGGCGCAGCAACACCGTCCTGGCGATGCGCAACAGCTACCACGGGCGCTCCTTCAGCACGGTCGGCATCACCGGCAACCGCGGCTGGTCCCCGACCTCCCTGTCCCCGCTCCAGACCCACTACGTGCACGGCGCGGTGCGCGGCCGGGGCCCGTTCGCCGGGCTGGACGACCGCGCGTTCACCGACGCGTGCGTGGCCGACCTCAGGGACATCCTCGGGCACATCCGGCCGCCCGCCGCGCTGATCGCCGAACCCATTCAGGGCGTCGGCGGCTTCACCTCCCCGCCCGACGGCCTCTACGCCGCCTTCCGCGAGGTCCTGGACGAGCACGGCGTCCTGTGGATCGCCGACGAGGTGCAGACCGGCTGGGGCCGCACCGGCGAGCACTTCTGGGGCTGGCAGGCGCACGCCCGGAGCGGTCCGCCGGACATCGTCACCTTCGCCAAGGGCATCGGCAACGGCATGTCCATCGGCGGGGTCATCGCCCGCGCCGAGATCATGAACTGCCTGGACGCCAACAGCATCTCCACGTTCGGCGGCACCCAGATCACCATGGCCGCCGGCCTCGCCAACCTCACCTACCTGCTGGAGCACGACCTCCAGGGCAACGCCCGCCGGGTCGGCGGGCTGCTCATCGAGCGGCTGCGGGCCGCCGCCGCCCAGCTGCCCGGCGTACGCGAGGTGCGCGGGCGCGGGCTGATGATCGGCATCGAGCTGACCAGGCCGGGCACGGACGAGGCCGATCCGCGGGCGGCCTCCGCCGTCCTGGAGGCGGCCCGCGCCGGCGGCCTGCTCATCGGCAAGGGCGGCGGCCACGACACCAGCGCCCTGCGCATCGCACCCCCGCTGTCCCTGACGGTGGCGGAGGCGGAGGAGGGCGCGGCGATCCTCGAACAGGCGCTTCGCAGCGCGTACTAG
- a CDS encoding PucR family transcriptional regulator → MTTTSETRYGWEPVLSVRQVLSLERVLAGEPEVVAGAGQLDRPVRWVHVAEAADVGVMLSGGEMVLTTGVLLAGDESKQAEYIQSLYRAEAAAVVLGLGRAFPAPPDAMRRAADRCGLPMVVLHRPFPFAELTEEVQSRLVRRKFAAVSLSESVRSALTGLITAGVPLGRLLDEVAVHSGCPVVVTNLAHRVLATAGERSAVDDVLRDWERIARQAGGADGEGWFSAELGGRGERWGRLLLCGFRGEPATGRLLADRAAEALVLHRMLDGGSARSWEEQSAQSLLTDLVSGVVPARQLLPRARAAGLPVNRRTFVPLVVLGRSPGQLDRVLRLLGLSGLVAELADGASAVLLSLARDQDAEALTGHFAARLRTGSDVVVAAADPRTAWDDVPAGLRESRHVADAVADSPHALDLPAVVRLKDVHLRGLIRLLRDDPQVQSFAERELDGLLCAAEPELLNVLRTYLATGRNKSRTAQLHHVSRPALYRRLEAIQARLGVDLDDFEQAASVHIALLAHDAQQR, encoded by the coding sequence ATGACCACCACCTCCGAGACCCGGTACGGCTGGGAACCCGTGCTCTCCGTCCGCCAGGTGCTGTCCCTGGAACGGGTCCTGGCCGGGGAGCCCGAGGTGGTGGCCGGGGCCGGGCAGCTGGACCGGCCGGTGCGCTGGGTACATGTCGCCGAGGCCGCCGACGTCGGCGTGATGCTCAGCGGCGGCGAGATGGTCCTCACCACCGGCGTGCTGCTCGCCGGTGACGAGAGCAAACAGGCCGAGTACATCCAGTCCCTGTACCGGGCCGAGGCGGCCGCCGTCGTCCTCGGTCTCGGGCGGGCGTTCCCCGCGCCGCCGGACGCGATGCGCCGCGCGGCGGACCGCTGCGGGCTGCCCATGGTGGTGCTGCACCGGCCCTTCCCCTTCGCCGAGCTGACGGAGGAGGTTCAGTCCCGGCTGGTACGGCGCAAGTTCGCCGCCGTCAGCCTCTCGGAGTCGGTCCGCAGCGCGCTCACCGGCCTCATCACGGCCGGCGTCCCCCTCGGGCGGCTTCTCGACGAGGTCGCCGTGCACAGCGGCTGCCCCGTCGTCGTCACCAACCTCGCCCACCGCGTCCTCGCCACGGCGGGGGAGCGGTCCGCCGTGGACGACGTGCTGCGCGACTGGGAACGGATCGCCCGGCAGGCCGGCGGCGCCGACGGCGAGGGCTGGTTCAGCGCCGAGCTGGGCGGCCGCGGGGAGCGCTGGGGCCGGCTGCTGCTGTGCGGCTTCCGGGGCGAGCCGGCCACCGGACGGCTGCTCGCCGACCGGGCCGCCGAGGCGCTCGTGCTGCACCGCATGCTCGACGGCGGCTCCGCGCGCAGCTGGGAGGAGCAGTCCGCGCAGAGCCTGCTGACCGACCTCGTCTCCGGCGTCGTACCGGCCCGGCAGCTGCTGCCCCGGGCCCGCGCCGCCGGACTGCCGGTCAACCGGCGCACCTTCGTGCCGCTCGTCGTCCTCGGCCGGAGCCCCGGGCAACTCGACCGGGTGCTCCGGCTGCTGGGGCTGTCCGGGCTCGTCGCCGAACTCGCCGACGGGGCGAGCGCCGTCCTGCTCAGCCTCGCCCGGGACCAGGACGCCGAGGCCCTCACCGGGCACTTCGCGGCCCGGCTGCGCACCGGGTCCGACGTCGTGGTGGCCGCGGCGGATCCCCGTACCGCCTGGGACGACGTACCGGCCGGACTGCGGGAGTCCCGGCACGTCGCCGACGCCGTCGCCGACTCCCCCCACGCCCTGGACCTCCCGGCCGTCGTACGCCTCAAGGACGTGCATCTGCGCGGCCTGATCCGGCTGCTGCGCGACGACCCGCAGGTGCAGTCCTTCGCCGAACGGGAGCTGGACGGGCTGCTGTGCGCCGCCGAACCCGAGCTGCTGAACGTGCTGCGGACCTATCTCGCGACCGGCCGCAACAAGTCCCGCACCGCCCAGCTCCACCACGTCTCCCGGCCCGCCCTCTACCGCCGCCTGGAGGCGATACAGGCCCGCCTCGGCGTCGACCTCGACGACTTCGAACAGGCGGCCTCGGTCCACATCGCGCTCCTCGCGCACGATGCGCAACAGCGGTGA
- a CDS encoding nitrilase-related carbon-nitrogen hydrolase, with protein sequence MANVVRAALVQATWTGDTESMVAKHEEHAREAARQGAKVIGFQEVFNAPYFCQVQEPEHYRWAEPVPDGPTVRRMRDLARETGMVIVVPVFEVEQSGFYYNTAAVIDADGTYLGKYRKHHIPQVKGFWEKYYFRPGNVGWPVFDTAVGRIGVYICYDRHFPEGWRQLGLNGAQLVYNPSATHRGLSAYLWQLEQPAAAVANEYFVAAINRVGREEYGDNDFYGTSYFVDPRGQFVGETASDKSEELLVRDLDFGLIDEVRQQWAFYRDRRPDAYEGLIQP encoded by the coding sequence ATGGCCAACGTCGTACGCGCCGCACTGGTCCAGGCCACCTGGACCGGCGACACGGAGTCCATGGTGGCGAAACACGAGGAGCACGCCCGCGAGGCGGCCCGGCAGGGTGCCAAGGTCATCGGGTTCCAGGAAGTCTTCAACGCGCCCTACTTCTGCCAGGTCCAGGAGCCCGAGCACTACCGGTGGGCCGAGCCCGTTCCCGACGGACCGACCGTGCGCCGTATGCGGGATCTCGCGCGCGAGACCGGCATGGTGATCGTCGTCCCGGTCTTCGAGGTCGAGCAGTCCGGCTTCTACTACAACACCGCCGCCGTGATCGACGCCGACGGCACCTACCTCGGCAAGTACCGCAAGCACCACATCCCGCAGGTCAAGGGCTTCTGGGAGAAGTACTACTTCAGGCCCGGGAACGTCGGCTGGCCCGTCTTCGACACCGCCGTCGGGCGCATCGGCGTCTACATCTGCTACGACCGGCACTTCCCGGAGGGCTGGCGGCAACTCGGTCTCAACGGTGCCCAGTTGGTCTACAACCCCTCCGCCACCCACCGCGGCCTGTCGGCGTACCTGTGGCAGCTGGAGCAGCCCGCCGCGGCCGTCGCCAACGAGTACTTCGTCGCCGCCATCAACCGCGTGGGCCGGGAGGAGTACGGCGACAACGACTTCTACGGGACCAGTTACTTCGTTGATCCGCGTGGGCAGTTCGTGGGCGAGACCGCGAGCGACAAGTCCGAGGAACTCCTCGTCCGCGACCTCGACTTCGGCCTGATCGACGAAGTGCGGCAGCAGTGGGCCTTCTACCGCGACCGCCGCCCCGACGCCTACGAAGGACTGATCCAGCCGTGA